Proteins encoded by one window of Candidatus Nomurabacteria bacterium:
- a CDS encoding LemA family protein gives MSTGIIILIIIALLVVSLVVMYNSFVTLRNRTKEAWADIEVQLKRRYDLIPNLVSTVKGYAAHESSAFEKVTQARAAAMGAKTVGEHAKGEAMLAGAVTGLFGIAEAYPDLKANVNFLELQRELSDTENKIQAARRFYNTNVRDLNIKIESVPSNIVANMFSFKKMEFFDLPDNDVAQQTVEVKF, from the coding sequence ATGTCTACAGGAATTATTATATTAATAATCATTGCACTACTTGTTGTGAGTTTGGTTGTCATGTACAACAGTTTTGTTACATTACGCAATCGTACTAAAGAAGCTTGGGCAGATATCGAAGTTCAACTCAAGCGCCGCTATGATCTTATCCCTAACCTCGTGAGCACGGTTAAAGGTTATGCTGCCCACGAATCCAGTGCATTTGAAAAAGTCACTCAAGCTCGCGCTGCTGCGATGGGCGCTAAAACTGTTGGAGAACACGCTAAAGGCGAAGCAATGCTTGCTGGTGCGGTGACCGGACTCTTTGGTATTGCCGAAGCGTATCCAGATCTCAAGGCTAATGTAAACTTCCTTGAACTTCAGCGTGAGCTCTCTGATACTGAAAACAAAATTCAAGCCGCTCGGAGATTTTATAATACTAATGTCCGAGATCTCAATATCAAGATTGAATCTGTGCCAAGTAATATTGTTGCCAACATGTTTTCATTCAAGAAAATGGAATTCTTTGATTTGCCTGATAACGATGTTGCACAGCAGACGGTGGAAGTGAAATTTTAA
- the secF gene encoding protein translocase subunit SecF codes for MFIIKHKNFFIGFSILLVIASIISLFIFKLNFGIDFRGGSITEVLYSADRPDVVVLQEALRASDIEALLQPTEETGLIIKTRSLSEPEHQELLATLSKASSGKLAEISFNSIGPSVGKELKHKSIVSIILVSLGIVFFITYAFRKVSKPIQSWKYGLIAIATLLHDVLIPTGIFAIVAHYQGIEVDTLIIVAVLTILGLSVSDTIVVFDRIRENLNLSKEHKDNESFEHIVGTSIRQTFTRSISTSLTVILVLLALVFFGPSSTRYFAIMLTAGMFFGTYSSIFLASPLLVTWENYSRKRRERIGKN; via the coding sequence ATGTTTATTATTAAACACAAAAATTTCTTCATAGGCTTCTCGATTCTTTTGGTGATTGCATCAATCATCTCACTTTTTATTTTCAAGCTTAATTTCGGTATTGATTTCCGTGGCGGATCAATTACTGAGGTGCTATACAGTGCCGATCGACCAGATGTCGTTGTGTTGCAGGAAGCCTTGCGTGCTAGTGATATTGAGGCACTGCTTCAACCAACAGAAGAAACCGGTCTTATTATTAAAACTCGAAGCCTGTCAGAGCCTGAACACCAAGAACTCTTGGCCACATTATCAAAAGCAAGCAGTGGCAAGCTCGCTGAAATCTCATTTAATTCTATTGGCCCTTCAGTCGGCAAAGAGCTCAAGCACAAGTCAATCGTCTCAATAATATTAGTCTCGCTTGGTATTGTGTTTTTCATCACGTATGCTTTTCGTAAAGTTTCAAAACCTATCCAGTCATGGAAATATGGTTTGATCGCTATTGCGACTTTGCTTCATGATGTCCTTATTCCGACTGGTATTTTTGCTATTGTTGCCCACTATCAAGGCATTGAAGTTGATACACTTATTATCGTAGCTGTACTCACAATTTTAGGACTTTCAGTCTCAGATACTATCGTAGTCTTTGATCGTATTCGAGAAAATCTAAACTTGAGTAAAGAGCATAAGGATAATGAGTCATTTGAGCATATTGTTGGAACAAGTATCAGGCAGACATTTACTCGATCTATCAGTACGTCGCTTACTGTTATTCTTGTCCTTTTGGCGCTTGTCTTTTTTGGACCTTCATCAACTCGCTATTTTGCTATTATGCTTACAGCGGGAATGTTTTTCGGAACGTACTCGAGTATATTCTTGGCTTCACCACTCTTGGTTACCTGGGAAAATTATTCCCGAAAGCGCCGAGAAAGGATTGGGAAAAATTAA
- the secD gene encoding protein translocase subunit SecD → MWKTRIIAILVLLAGILVGYFVYGSTIAKENRSIGVPSWFINYPFKLGLDLSGGSHLVYRADISQLESADVKDSMDALRDVIERRVNLFGVSEPVVQVQEGNFANQGEERLLIDLPGVTDIHQAIELIGQTPLLEFKVENPEGGTTSVEIDPSQAVNGEIKIPVASSDELTDSQFIATELTGRYLKHATLEFNPTTQVPIVSLQFDEKGTELFAQITADNVGKTVAIFLDGALLSAPTVQEAIPNGQAQISGNFTPQEAKQLVGRLNSGALPVPIELISTQTIGATLGAEAAADGVRAGVIGFLAIALFLIFWYRLPGVISVIALLLYISIMLAIFKLLPVTLSAAGIAGFVISIGIAVDANVLIFERIKEEIRLHGRSLDEAIKVGFSRAWFSIRDSNLSSIITAIILFWFGTSLVKGFALTFGLGVLVSLLSAISFTRLFLYALNITKTTKLSGFLFGSGITSARKTTHS, encoded by the coding sequence GGAAAACACGCATTATCGCTATACTCGTTTTATTAGCCGGCATCCTTGTCGGGTATTTCGTGTATGGTTCCACGATCGCTAAAGAAAATCGTTCTATTGGTGTCCCGTCATGGTTTATCAACTATCCTTTCAAGTTAGGTCTTGATCTCTCAGGTGGATCACACCTAGTCTATCGCGCAGACATATCACAATTAGAATCTGCAGATGTCAAAGACTCCATGGATGCACTTCGTGATGTCATAGAGCGACGAGTGAATCTCTTTGGTGTCTCTGAACCTGTTGTTCAAGTCCAAGAAGGTAATTTTGCTAACCAAGGCGAAGAGCGCCTCTTGATTGACTTGCCAGGAGTTACCGATATTCATCAAGCAATCGAACTTATCGGACAGACACCACTTTTGGAATTTAAAGTTGAAAATCCAGAAGGTGGTACAACGTCAGTTGAAATTGATCCAAGTCAAGCAGTAAACGGAGAGATAAAGATTCCAGTTGCTTCTTCCGATGAGCTAACAGATAGCCAATTTATTGCAACCGAACTCACAGGTCGGTATTTGAAACACGCAACACTAGAATTTAATCCAACAACACAAGTGCCGATTGTTTCGCTGCAGTTTGATGAAAAAGGCACAGAATTATTTGCACAAATCACCGCTGATAATGTTGGTAAAACTGTTGCAATATTCTTGGATGGGGCACTATTGTCTGCACCAACAGTTCAAGAAGCTATCCCAAATGGTCAGGCTCAAATCAGTGGCAATTTCACCCCACAAGAAGCCAAGCAATTAGTTGGCCGATTGAATTCTGGTGCATTGCCTGTACCTATTGAACTTATTTCTACACAAACTATTGGTGCGACACTTGGTGCCGAGGCAGCAGCAGATGGAGTTCGAGCGGGTGTTATTGGTTTTCTGGCTATCGCACTCTTTCTCATATTCTGGTATCGATTGCCGGGTGTGATTTCTGTAATTGCACTTCTACTCTATATTTCAATCATGCTTGCAATCTTCAAGCTCTTGCCAGTGACGTTGTCTGCGGCTGGTATTGCTGGGTTTGTCATATCAATCGGTATTGCAGTGGATGCCAATGTGCTTATTTTTGAAAGAATCAAAGAAGAAATCCGTCTTCATGGACGATCACTAGATGAAGCAATTAAAGTGGGTTTCTCTCGTGCATGGTTTTCGATTCGTGATTCAAATCTTTCAAGCATAATTACAGCGATTATTCTCTTTTGGTTTGGTACATCACTCGTCAAAGGGTTTGCGCTTACATTTGGACTCGGCGTATTGGTGTCATTACTATCAGCTATTTCATTTACACGATTGTTTTTGTATGCACTAAATATTACAAAGACCACCAAACTTTCTGGATTCTTATTTGGTTCGGGGATTACGTCTGCAAGAAAAACTACTCATTCATAA